The proteins below are encoded in one region of Fibrella aestuarina BUZ 2:
- a CDS encoding TonB-dependent receptor, which translates to MRSIRFLSIGTLILWGLGNAFPSLGQTPCQCFVKGDVLDRETRQPIPGATLLIKETGRGTTAGPDGKYRIDNLCEGTYTLVARIIGYKEIEQRVVLEHHADEAQAEMLLSEEVQHLQNVNVTAQKTDAMSSQAVVALEGRALDQTRGLTLGDALRNLTGVTTLQTGASVVKPVIHGMHSNRVLILNNGIRQEGQQWGSEHGPEIDPFVASRVLLIKGAAGVRYGSDAIGGVILVEPAVLPTAGGIHGQVNLAGFSNGQQGVASVQVEGTFGGAVVVDSLPTPTARFGWRVQGTAKRAGNLRTPTYYLDNTGVSELNGSAALTYRTTNWQSDVFYSRFSSTIGIFSGSHIGSLTDLQQVLTSGEPLIKSGFSYAIGRPNQQITHDLLKWQTSYKPHPGVDWNLTLARQSDDRMEYDLHVPRNDSLAALNRPELRFQLTTYTADLVRSHRGGGNRSGSVGVSGLFQYNIMSGRPLIPNFQNYTLGTFWIEKLRVGSWEYEAGLRIDWRRMQIFRYVGSGSRRVLEEPVFLFASPSGTIGATHYHNDHWTTRFNIGTAWRAPNISELFSDGVHHGAAAYEQGDDQLRPETNYSLNLTTEWHTARVQAEVGVFYNYIRNYIYLKPQPEPILTVRGAFPFFKYTQTDAIYTGLDATVDVLLGTRWNWTTKPSYLYVQDVRTDQAIVMIPPNRWENTLRFALGRTQPGVAQPSVAQPGTFRSGRWRDTYLSVGNLLVARQNRVPANSDFAPPPPAYSLWTASVGGTWAFSDKQHIDVSLTATNLFDVQYRDYLNRFRYYANDIGRNIALRVKWGF; encoded by the coding sequence TTGCGCTCTATCCGCTTTCTTTCGATTGGTACACTTATTCTGTGGGGGCTGGGTAACGCATTCCCCAGTTTGGGACAAACGCCTTGTCAATGCTTCGTGAAGGGTGACGTGCTGGACCGGGAAACCCGCCAGCCTATTCCCGGCGCTACGTTATTGATTAAAGAAACCGGACGCGGCACCACCGCTGGCCCGGATGGCAAATACCGCATTGACAACCTGTGTGAAGGCACCTACACGCTCGTGGCCCGGATCATCGGCTACAAAGAAATTGAGCAACGCGTGGTGCTGGAACACCATGCCGACGAAGCGCAGGCCGAGATGCTACTTTCGGAAGAAGTACAACACCTTCAGAATGTGAACGTAACGGCCCAGAAAACCGACGCCATGAGTAGTCAGGCGGTGGTGGCGCTGGAGGGCCGTGCCCTCGATCAGACGCGCGGGCTCACCTTGGGCGATGCGCTGCGTAACCTGACGGGTGTAACCACGCTGCAAACGGGGGCGTCGGTAGTGAAACCCGTGATCCACGGCATGCACAGTAACCGGGTGCTTATCCTGAACAACGGAATTCGGCAGGAAGGGCAGCAATGGGGTTCGGAACACGGGCCCGAGATTGATCCGTTTGTGGCCAGCCGGGTGTTGCTGATTAAGGGAGCGGCCGGGGTACGTTACGGCTCCGATGCCATCGGCGGCGTGATCCTGGTCGAGCCGGCGGTGTTGCCCACGGCGGGCGGCATCCACGGACAGGTCAATCTGGCGGGGTTCAGCAATGGGCAACAGGGCGTGGCCTCGGTGCAGGTAGAAGGGACATTTGGCGGTGCGGTCGTGGTCGACAGTCTCCCCACACCCACTGCGCGCTTTGGCTGGCGCGTGCAGGGGACCGCCAAACGAGCCGGGAATCTGCGAACGCCCACCTATTACCTGGACAATACGGGCGTGAGCGAATTGAATGGCTCTGCGGCCTTAACGTATCGAACAACCAATTGGCAATCAGACGTCTTTTACAGCCGTTTTTCCTCAACGATCGGCATTTTTTCGGGTTCGCACATCGGTAGCCTGACCGACCTGCAACAGGTACTTACTTCCGGCGAGCCGCTGATCAAATCAGGGTTTAGCTACGCTATCGGGCGACCCAACCAGCAAATCACGCACGATCTGTTGAAGTGGCAGACCAGCTACAAACCCCACCCCGGCGTCGACTGGAACCTGACGCTGGCCCGGCAGTCAGACGATCGGATGGAATATGACCTGCACGTTCCCCGAAACGACAGCCTCGCCGCCCTGAACCGCCCCGAACTTCGTTTTCAACTGACAACCTACACAGCCGATCTGGTCAGGTCGCACCGCGGTGGCGGCAACCGGAGCGGTTCAGTAGGCGTGAGCGGGCTGTTCCAGTACAATATCATGAGTGGCCGTCCGCTGATTCCGAACTTCCAGAACTACACGCTGGGTACGTTCTGGATCGAAAAACTGCGCGTGGGCAGCTGGGAGTATGAGGCTGGCCTGCGGATCGATTGGCGGCGGATGCAGATTTTCAGGTACGTTGGGTCTGGCAGCCGCCGCGTGTTGGAAGAACCCGTTTTTCTGTTTGCCAGCCCGTCGGGGACTATCGGCGCAACGCACTACCACAACGACCATTGGACCACCCGGTTTAACATCGGGACGGCCTGGCGCGCGCCCAATATCAGCGAGTTGTTCAGCGATGGTGTTCACCACGGAGCGGCGGCCTACGAGCAGGGCGACGATCAGTTGCGGCCCGAAACCAACTACAGCCTCAACCTGACCACCGAATGGCACACGGCGCGCGTGCAGGCCGAGGTTGGCGTGTTTTACAATTACATCCGTAACTACATCTACCTGAAACCGCAGCCCGAGCCCATTCTGACGGTGCGCGGCGCTTTTCCGTTCTTCAAATACACCCAGACTGACGCTATTTACACGGGTTTGGACGCGACGGTGGATGTGTTGCTCGGTACCCGCTGGAACTGGACTACCAAGCCCTCGTACTTATACGTGCAGGATGTGCGCACCGATCAGGCTATCGTGATGATTCCGCCCAACCGTTGGGAAAACACCCTCCGGTTTGCGTTAGGACGTACCCAGCCAGGAGTGGCCCAGCCAAGTGTGGCCCAGCCGGGTACGTTCCGGTCGGGCCGTTGGCGGGATACGTACCTGAGCGTTGGCAATCTGCTGGTAGCCCGGCAAAACCGCGTACCAGCCAACAGTGATTTTGCCCCGCCTCCACCCGCCTACAGCCTTTGGACCGCGTCGGTCGGTGGTACCTGGGCGTTTTCCGACAAGCAACATATCGACGTTAGCCTGACGGCGACGAACCTGTTCGACGTGCAGTACCGCGACTACCTCAACCGGTTCCGGTATTACGCCAACGATATTGGCCGCAATATCGCCCTCCGAGTGAAGTGGGGCTTCTGA
- a CDS encoding RNA polymerase sigma factor → MTALEFTYHIGKVSKSLRPFALRLTKDAEDANDLLQDTLLKAFTNRDKYTDGTNLKAWLYTIMKNTFITNYQRMIRKNTFIDTTDNLHYINSTESSTDNLAYSSFAQEDIARAVNNLDDTYRTPFMMHFRGFKYHEIAAKLDIPIGTVKNRIHIARKELKSKLHVYAHFNS, encoded by the coding sequence ATGACAGCGCTTGAATTTACATACCACATTGGTAAGGTTTCTAAATCCCTTCGTCCGTTCGCGCTCCGCCTGACGAAAGACGCAGAAGACGCCAACGACTTATTGCAAGACACGCTGTTAAAGGCGTTTACGAATCGTGACAAGTACACGGACGGTACCAACCTGAAAGCATGGTTGTACACGATCATGAAAAACACGTTCATCACAAATTACCAGCGGATGATCCGGAAGAATACGTTTATCGATACGACGGATAACCTGCATTATATCAACTCAACCGAGAGCAGCACCGATAACCTCGCGTACTCGTCGTTTGCTCAGGAAGACATTGCTCGGGCAGTAAACAACCTCGATGATACTTACCGGACGCCGTTTATGATGCATTTCCGGGGTTTCAAGTACCACGAGATCGCCGCTAAACTGGATATACCCATCGGGACGGTTAAAAACCGCATTCACATTGCCCGTAAAGAGCTTAAAAGTAAACTGCACGTTTACGCCCACTTCAATTCATAA
- a CDS encoding phytoene desaturase family protein has protein sequence MPTRVTVIGAGFSGLSVATSLADKGYDVTILEKNESPGGRARLFKAEGFTFDMGPSWYWMPDVFETYFARFGKKPSDYYNLVRLDPSYSVVFGPDEAVDIPASLRELKALFDQIEPGSGARLDAFLNQAAYKYRVGIHDFVWRPSRSITEFMSLKLLYDVARLDVFQSFASHARKFFKHPRLLQLIEFPILFLGATPQNTPAMYSLMNYAEMTGGTWYPMGGMHEIVKGMVTLAEEKGVKMLYNEAVERIETVAEAGGQTSAKRIHTNQGIFEADVVVASADYNHVETTLVAPSERNYSDDYWKKRVMAPSSLLFYLGVNKRIPKLQHHNLFFDEDFGLHAQEIYETPKWPTRPLFYASAPSKTDPSVAPAGMENVFLLIPVAPDLVDDEATREHYYQLIMQRLEAYVGENVRDHVVYKRSYAHRDFKADYNAFRGNAYGLANTLMQTAFLKPNLKNKKVRNLFYTGQLTVPGPGVPPSLISGLVVADEVAKEFNV, from the coding sequence ATGCCTACACGCGTTACTGTTATTGGGGCCGGCTTTTCCGGCCTATCCGTTGCCACGAGCTTAGCCGACAAAGGCTATGACGTTACCATCCTCGAAAAAAATGAGTCGCCCGGTGGTCGGGCCCGGCTCTTCAAAGCCGAAGGATTCACCTTCGACATGGGCCCTAGCTGGTATTGGATGCCCGATGTTTTTGAAACCTATTTTGCCCGCTTCGGCAAGAAACCATCCGACTATTACAACCTTGTTCGGCTCGACCCTTCCTACAGCGTCGTGTTTGGGCCCGACGAAGCGGTGGATATTCCGGCCAGCCTGCGTGAACTGAAAGCCCTTTTCGACCAGATCGAGCCGGGCAGTGGCGCGCGGTTAGATGCTTTTCTCAATCAGGCCGCCTACAAATACAGGGTCGGGATCCACGATTTCGTGTGGCGCCCGAGTCGCTCCATTACGGAGTTCATGAGCCTGAAGCTGCTCTACGACGTGGCCCGGCTCGATGTGTTTCAGTCGTTTGCCAGCCATGCCCGCAAATTCTTTAAGCACCCGCGGCTGTTGCAACTGATCGAGTTCCCGATTCTGTTTCTGGGGGCTACCCCGCAGAATACCCCCGCCATGTACAGCCTGATGAACTACGCCGAGATGACTGGCGGTACCTGGTACCCGATGGGCGGCATGCACGAGATCGTTAAGGGGATGGTGACGTTGGCCGAAGAAAAAGGCGTGAAGATGCTCTACAACGAAGCCGTTGAGCGCATCGAAACCGTCGCAGAGGCGGGTGGACAGACCTCGGCCAAACGCATTCACACGAATCAGGGCATTTTTGAGGCCGATGTGGTGGTAGCGAGCGCCGACTACAACCACGTTGAAACGACGCTGGTTGCCCCGAGCGAGCGAAACTACAGCGACGATTACTGGAAAAAACGGGTCATGGCGCCCTCGTCGCTGCTGTTTTATCTTGGCGTCAATAAGCGTATTCCGAAGCTACAGCACCATAATCTGTTTTTCGACGAAGACTTCGGCCTGCACGCGCAGGAGATCTACGAAACTCCGAAGTGGCCCACGCGCCCGCTGTTCTACGCCTCGGCACCCTCGAAAACCGACCCAAGCGTGGCCCCGGCGGGCATGGAAAACGTATTCCTGCTGATACCTGTAGCGCCTGACCTGGTTGATGATGAAGCCACCCGCGAGCACTATTACCAACTGATTATGCAACGTTTAGAGGCCTACGTGGGCGAGAACGTGCGCGATCATGTGGTGTATAAACGTAGCTACGCTCACCGCGATTTCAAGGCCGACTACAATGCGTTTCGGGGGAACGCCTATGGCTTGGCCAATACGCTGATGCAAACGGCCTTCCTGAAACCGAACCTCAAAAACAAAAAAGTGCGTAACCTGTTCTATACTGGTCAGCTCACCGTTCCCGGGCCCGGCGTTCCGCCCTCGCTGATTTCTGGGTTAGTCGTGGCCGATGAAGTAGCCAAAGAATTTAACGTTTGA
- a CDS encoding phytoene/squalene synthase family protein → MMSLFNQTALECSKLITERYSTSFTLGIRTLDKKFHLPIYAIYGFVRYADEIVDTFHDHDKQDLLNRFRADTYRAIEEGISLNPVLHSFQLVVRQYQIERDLIDAFLRSMEMDLHRHDYDTAGYSEYIYGSAEVVGLMCLRVFCEGDCDEYDRLREPARKLGSAFQKVNFLRDIKSDYQERGRTYFPGVDFTDFSRDAKQLIEDDIQRDFDDAYKGILALPRGAKMGVHLAYTYYLKLFNKIKGVPASRIQNERIRVPDPQKLALLAKTMLQYRLNLL, encoded by the coding sequence ATGATGTCGTTATTCAACCAGACTGCGCTGGAGTGCAGTAAGCTCATAACCGAGCGGTATAGCACCTCCTTCACCCTGGGTATTCGAACACTTGACAAGAAGTTTCATCTACCCATCTACGCCATTTATGGCTTCGTTCGCTATGCTGATGAAATCGTAGACACCTTCCACGACCACGACAAGCAGGACTTGCTGAACCGGTTCCGGGCGGATACCTACCGCGCTATCGAAGAAGGCATCAGCCTGAACCCGGTGCTCCACTCGTTTCAACTGGTGGTGCGGCAATACCAGATCGAGCGTGACCTGATCGATGCCTTCCTGCGCAGCATGGAAATGGATTTGCACCGGCACGACTACGATACCGCGGGCTACTCCGAATACATTTACGGCTCAGCCGAAGTGGTTGGTCTGATGTGCCTGCGCGTATTCTGCGAAGGCGATTGCGACGAATACGACCGCCTGCGTGAACCCGCCCGCAAACTGGGGTCGGCTTTCCAGAAAGTAAACTTCCTGCGCGACATCAAAAGCGACTATCAGGAGCGGGGACGTACCTACTTCCCCGGTGTCGACTTCACGGATTTCAGCCGCGATGCCAAGCAACTGATCGAAGACGACATTCAGCGCGACTTCGACGACGCCTACAAGGGAATCCTGGCTTTGCCGCGCGGAGCCAAAATGGGGGTGCATCTGGCCTATACCTATTACCTGAAGCTTTTCAACAAAATAAAAGGGGTGCCCGCCTCGCGCATTCAGAACGAACGCATTCGGGTGCCTGACCCGCAGAAGCTGGCGCTGTTGGCCAAAACCATGCTGCAATACCGGTTGAACTTGCTGTAA
- a CDS encoding flavin-containing monooxygenase: MKTMPAQPDRSNKSSTLILGAGPGGLAMAGQLAYRKWPFTLLEASDKVGVAWRNHYDRLHLHTVKEHSALPFLPFPADYPTYVSRAELVTYLEQYAHHFGIQPRFNQVVTSIERTRYGGTQPGRWTVQTTTDTFIADQLVVATGYNRVPNEPQLPGLSTFKGDVIHSRTYRNGDPFRGKQVLVVGMGNTGAELALDLYEHGAEATISVRGPISIVRRDVLGKPTQPTAIFLNKFPNWFYDLVAGISQQLTVGDLSAYGLGKPKYPPSRLIREFGRIPVIDLGTLDQIKAGNIAVAPGIRQINEHLVTFTDGSQRPFDAIVLATGYRPALYELLEPELAARVLNERGYPTALWYDQPGLSGLYFLGFSTPLTGILRSLNINSGLIADHLTRQSTVPHVL; the protein is encoded by the coding sequence ATGAAAACTATGCCTGCTCAACCCGATCGTTCCAATAAATCATCAACGTTGATTCTGGGCGCCGGGCCGGGTGGTCTGGCTATGGCTGGCCAGTTGGCCTACCGAAAGTGGCCGTTCACCCTCCTCGAAGCCAGTGATAAAGTGGGCGTGGCCTGGCGAAATCACTACGACCGGCTGCACCTGCATACGGTGAAAGAGCACTCGGCACTGCCGTTTTTGCCGTTCCCGGCCGATTACCCTACCTACGTCTCCCGCGCCGAACTGGTAACGTACCTGGAACAGTACGCACACCACTTCGGCATTCAGCCCCGCTTCAATCAGGTTGTAACGAGCATCGAACGTACCCGGTACGGAGGTACGCAGCCGGGGCGATGGACCGTTCAGACAACAACCGACACCTTCATTGCCGACCAGCTCGTGGTGGCAACGGGGTACAACCGCGTCCCCAACGAGCCGCAACTACCGGGCTTATCCACATTTAAGGGCGACGTTATCCACAGTCGGACCTACCGCAACGGCGATCCGTTTCGGGGCAAACAGGTGCTGGTCGTGGGTATGGGCAATACCGGGGCCGAACTGGCACTCGATCTGTATGAGCATGGTGCCGAGGCCACCATCTCGGTGCGTGGCCCCATCAGCATTGTCCGGCGCGATGTGCTGGGAAAACCGACTCAGCCGACGGCCATTTTCCTCAACAAATTTCCCAACTGGTTTTACGATCTGGTGGCGGGTATCTCGCAACAACTCACCGTGGGCGATTTATCGGCCTACGGATTGGGCAAGCCCAAGTACCCACCTTCGCGCCTGATTCGCGAGTTTGGCCGTATCCCTGTCATTGACCTGGGTACGTTGGATCAGATCAAAGCCGGTAACATCGCCGTAGCGCCGGGCATCAGGCAGATCAACGAGCATTTGGTAACGTTCACGGACGGGTCACAGCGTCCATTCGACGCCATTGTTCTGGCTACCGGCTATCGGCCGGCGCTATACGAGCTGCTGGAGCCCGAACTGGCAGCCCGTGTGCTGAATGAACGCGGCTATCCCACGGCCCTCTGGTATGACCAACCCGGCCTGAGTGGGCTGTATTTCCTGGGATTTTCTACCCCGCTCACGGGCATTCTGCGTAGCCTCAACATCAACTCCGGCCTGATTGCTGATCACCTGACCCGGCAATCGACCGTTCCGCACGTGCTCTGA
- a CDS encoding TCR/Tet family MFS transporter codes for MAEKRHPALIFIFITVLIDCIGIGVIIPVVPKLIEELTGSGLSTASQYGGWLTFAYAIMQFAFAPVLGGLSDRFGRRPVLLISLFGLGIDFLVSAYAPTIGWLFVARIVAGLCGASFTTANAYIADISTPDKRAQNFGLIGAGFGLGFIIGPTLGAFFSSYGPRVPFLVAAALSLLNWLYGFFVLPESLAPENRRAFDWRRANALGSFRALMRYRSLLTLIVALVFMYLAGQVMQSVWTYFTMLKFGWTERLVGISLGVVGLAVAIVQAGLIRLIIPKIGQKNAVFLGLSIYVVSFIGFAFATQSWMVFALIAPYSFAGITGPAIQGIISGQIPPNEQGELQGGLTSLMSLTGIVGPLLMTNLFAYFTKPGAPVYFPGAPYLMGAVFIIISLFLTASALKNYVQPTKTEIPLPVEGH; via the coding sequence ATGGCTGAAAAGCGGCATCCGGCATTAATTTTTATTTTTATCACCGTTCTGATTGACTGCATTGGCATTGGCGTGATCATCCCCGTTGTTCCGAAACTAATTGAAGAGCTTACGGGCAGCGGCCTCAGCACGGCTTCGCAGTATGGGGGCTGGCTTACGTTTGCTTACGCCATCATGCAGTTCGCGTTTGCCCCCGTGCTGGGTGGCCTCAGCGATCGCTTCGGGCGGCGACCGGTGCTGTTGATTTCGCTCTTCGGGCTGGGCATCGACTTTCTGGTTTCGGCCTACGCGCCCACCATCGGCTGGCTGTTTGTGGCCCGGATCGTAGCCGGCTTGTGCGGCGCCAGTTTTACCACCGCCAACGCCTACATCGCCGACATCAGCACCCCCGACAAACGAGCGCAGAATTTCGGTCTGATCGGCGCGGGGTTCGGGCTGGGCTTTATCATCGGCCCTACGCTTGGTGCTTTCTTTAGTTCCTATGGGCCCCGGGTGCCCTTTCTGGTGGCGGCGGCGCTCTCGCTGCTCAATTGGCTGTACGGCTTCTTTGTGCTACCCGAATCACTGGCACCCGAAAACCGCCGGGCGTTCGACTGGCGGCGGGCCAATGCGCTCGGCTCCTTCCGGGCGCTGATGCGCTACCGGTCGCTGCTGACGCTGATCGTGGCGCTGGTGTTTATGTACCTGGCCGGGCAGGTGATGCAGTCTGTCTGGACGTATTTCACCATGCTCAAATTCGGCTGGACCGAGCGGCTCGTGGGGATTTCGCTGGGCGTAGTTGGGCTGGCCGTAGCTATTGTGCAGGCGGGGCTCATTCGGCTCATTATCCCGAAAATCGGGCAGAAGAACGCCGTCTTTCTGGGCTTGTCCATCTACGTAGTCAGCTTCATCGGCTTTGCCTTCGCCACGCAGAGTTGGATGGTCTTTGCGCTCATCGCGCCGTATTCCTTTGCGGGTATCACCGGCCCGGCTATTCAGGGGATTATTTCGGGGCAGATTCCTCCCAACGAGCAGGGCGAGTTGCAGGGTGGCCTCACCAGCCTGATGAGCCTGACGGGCATCGTCGGGCCGCTGCTGATGACCAACCTGTTCGCTTACTTCACCAAGCCCGGCGCGCCCGTTTACTTTCCCGGTGCACCGTATCTGATGGGTGCAGTCTTTATCATCATCAGCCTGTTTCTGACGGCAAGTGCGTTGAAAAACTACGTACAGCCAACGAAGACTGAGATTCCATTACCCGTAGAAGGGCACTAA
- a CDS encoding DUF2721 domain-containing protein has translation MELTISTPALLFSTVSLLMIAFTNRFLAISSLIRDLHEKFRTNPETVYVKQIKSLHKRLRLIRNIQILAVLSLLVSAVCMFVIYKGSQVLASYLFGLALLLQIAALVISVWEISISINALQIELSDMEKELGRSRFDLFALRSRMGGSATAASPPDES, from the coding sequence ATGGAACTCACCATCAGTACGCCTGCCTTGCTTTTTTCAACCGTTTCGCTGTTGATGATCGCCTTTACGAATCGCTTTCTGGCCATTTCCAGCCTCATTCGCGACCTGCACGAGAAATTTCGCACCAACCCCGAAACCGTTTATGTGAAGCAGATCAAAAGCCTGCACAAGCGCTTGCGGCTGATTCGGAATATCCAGATTCTGGCGGTGCTTAGCCTGCTGGTAAGCGCCGTGTGTATGTTCGTGATCTACAAAGGAAGCCAGGTACTGGCCAGCTATCTGTTCGGGCTGGCGCTGCTGCTCCAGATTGCGGCGTTGGTGATCTCCGTCTGGGAGATTTCTATCTCGATCAACGCCTTGCAGATCGAACTCAGCGATATGGAAAAGGAATTGGGCCGCAGCCGCTTCGACCTATTTGCCCTGCGCTCACGCATGGGCGGTTCTGCAACGGCCGCCAGCCCGCCCGACGAATCTTAA
- a CDS encoding DUF11 domain-containing protein — protein MRINVQLTAPGSLLLCALRIALSSIVLVGGMVTAAVAQLQITYPRDRMVVQRSNDNIASVQIAGSYWEQLDQIEGRFLSLQGGQTTAWSTIQMNPVNGQFNGSLTAQGGWYRIEIRGKRNGQVVGTSSLAHFGIGEVFAIYGHSNAQGSTCNGTHECDSPGGATDERVVKVRLVDNQRLRTYEQTADPQYLPDLLFEQWTPEYGAAPFHGDPWLWARMGDFLVQKLGVPVLFYGAGFGGTSIHMTYLSMNNQYFEHSFCRWDLQMPYANLRNLMNLYVPSTGIRGILVIHGENDRDKSQEDIRMYFRESMKQIRQKLNKGQLAWVIALSSYVSMRHDHVRNAQYLSVADINNDPTQAKVYLGPDLDPPVGTTGPTPYRPDGAHYSTAGQLYYAQLWADNLTANNNAFFTTSAPYLAETQPLASISCANAQQVKLRLPDNFTTYRWDENTPGQERLVDQGAYASRVQSGTMATPATRDQMRIYFPPAVAVAPGQKIPDVPTITASGLVLCSPSVTLQSSATGRALWNTGASTPGITVTTPGPYSVQDRHPAYECASGVRSVTVTPAAADLRIQVMGSNRALATNETLALTVTIQNEGPCGASGIQFENKLPSNLLVTAADAGLTFTASTLTGTMPTLAPGDYASKTFTVKPTVPGYYTNALQLTAASVPDPDSQTNSGTGDGQDDCAQIDIRTNEPGATYVSPNPNQVPLPPVLGNQPQPDTNKADLSLNLVSSLLIGEPGQVLSVSLLVHNEGGLDATNVQVQTEPLPTGLTFLASPSGLTSTANRVGGTIGLLRSGETATLVFTAMLTGGASGAGLPLKAEIKAVDQTDPDSLPGNSTAGRGEDDEAQLLIRIR, from the coding sequence ATGCGTATAAATGTACAATTGACTGCGCCGGGTTCACTGCTTCTCTGCGCTCTACGAATCGCCCTCAGCAGCATAGTGCTGGTAGGGGGGATGGTAACCGCCGCCGTTGCGCAGTTACAAATCACGTACCCGCGCGACCGCATGGTGGTGCAGCGATCAAACGATAATATAGCATCTGTACAGATCGCGGGTAGTTACTGGGAGCAACTGGATCAGATCGAAGGCCGCTTTTTGAGTCTTCAGGGTGGCCAGACAACAGCCTGGTCGACCATTCAGATGAACCCCGTGAACGGGCAGTTCAACGGTTCGCTCACGGCTCAGGGTGGTTGGTACCGCATCGAAATCCGGGGCAAACGAAACGGGCAGGTTGTTGGTACGAGCTCACTGGCTCATTTTGGAATTGGCGAGGTGTTTGCCATTTACGGCCATTCCAACGCGCAGGGCAGCACCTGCAACGGCACCCATGAATGCGACTCGCCGGGAGGTGCCACAGACGAACGAGTTGTGAAGGTCAGGCTGGTCGATAACCAGCGATTACGTACCTACGAACAAACCGCCGATCCGCAGTATCTGCCCGACTTGTTGTTTGAGCAATGGACGCCTGAGTATGGGGCGGCACCCTTCCATGGAGACCCGTGGTTATGGGCGCGGATGGGCGATTTCCTGGTGCAGAAACTGGGGGTGCCTGTTCTGTTTTATGGGGCGGGGTTTGGGGGAACCAGCATCCACATGACCTATCTCTCCATGAACAACCAGTACTTCGAACACAGCTTCTGCCGCTGGGATCTGCAAATGCCCTATGCCAACCTACGCAACCTGATGAACCTGTATGTGCCTTCGACGGGCATACGTGGTATACTGGTCATTCACGGAGAAAACGACCGCGACAAATCGCAGGAAGACATCAGAATGTATTTCCGTGAGTCGATGAAGCAGATTCGGCAAAAGCTGAACAAGGGTCAACTCGCTTGGGTCATTGCGCTTTCGTCCTACGTCAGTATGCGACACGACCACGTACGCAATGCCCAGTACCTGTCGGTAGCAGACATCAACAATGACCCTACGCAGGCAAAGGTTTATCTGGGCCCAGACCTGGACCCACCAGTGGGAACGACCGGCCCCACGCCCTACCGCCCCGATGGTGCGCACTATTCAACGGCGGGGCAACTGTATTACGCACAACTATGGGCCGATAACCTGACGGCCAACAACAACGCTTTTTTCACTACGTCGGCGCCCTATCTGGCCGAAACGCAGCCGTTGGCGTCGATCAGCTGCGCCAACGCGCAACAAGTAAAACTGCGGCTACCCGACAACTTTACCACGTACCGCTGGGACGAAAACACGCCCGGTCAGGAGCGGCTGGTCGACCAGGGAGCCTATGCCTCGCGGGTGCAAAGTGGCACGATGGCCACCCCAGCCACCCGCGATCAGATGCGCATTTATTTTCCGCCTGCCGTGGCGGTAGCACCGGGCCAGAAGATTCCCGACGTACCCACGATCACCGCGTCGGGGCTGGTACTCTGTAGTCCGTCCGTTACGTTGCAGTCGTCGGCTACGGGGCGCGCGCTCTGGAACACGGGTGCCAGCACCCCTGGCATTACCGTAACGACCCCGGGGCCCTACTCGGTGCAGGATCGGCATCCGGCCTACGAGTGTGCGTCGGGAGTCCGCAGCGTGACCGTTACCCCCGCCGCTGCCGACCTGCGTATTCAGGTAATGGGCTCGAACAGAGCATTAGCTACTAACGAAACGCTTGCCCTGACCGTGACGATCCAAAACGAAGGGCCCTGCGGCGCATCGGGTATTCAGTTTGAAAACAAGCTACCCAGCAACCTGCTCGTAACCGCCGCCGACGCCGGGTTGACCTTCACCGCATCGACGCTAACCGGGACCATGCCTACCCTGGCTCCGGGCGATTACGCTAGCAAAACGTTTACGGTGAAACCCACGGTGCCGGGTTACTACACCAACGCCCTTCAGCTAACGGCGGCCTCTGTGCCCGACCCGGATAGCCAAACAAACTCAGGAACCGGCGACGGGCAGGATGATTGTGCGCAGATAGACATCCGGACGAACGAGCCGGGCGCAACCTACGTGTCGCCGAACCCCAACCAGGTGCCATTGCCACCGGTGCTGGGCAATCAGCCTCAGCCCGATACCAATAAAGCCGACCTTAGCCTGAATCTGGTCAGTAGTCTGCTCATCGGAGAGCCGGGACAGGTGCTGTCGGTTAGCCTGCTGGTGCACAACGAAGGCGGGCTCGACGCGACCAACGTGCAGGTACAGACCGAGCCGCTCCCTACCGGCCTGACGTTTCTGGCTTCCCCGTCGGGCCTGACCAGCACGGCGAATCGGGTGGGGGGCACAATTGGCCTGCTGCGGTCGGGCGAAACGGCTACGCTGGTGTTTACGGCTATGCTGACTGGCGGCGCGAGTGGGGCAGGGCTACCGCTGAAAGCTGAAATCAAGGCCGTTGACCAAACCGACCCCGACAGCCTGCCGGGTAATAGCACCGCCGGGCGGGGCGAAGATGACGAGGCGCAGCTGCTGATACGGATTCGCTGA